The following nucleotide sequence is from Pseudobutyrivibrio ruminis HUN009.
ACTTATCATTGCGTACAATTAATTGCAAGTTTTTATTGATAAAAAAGACCAAAATTTAGAGCGATTTTCGTAAAAATAAATGATGCAAGGTATGGGGCCGTAATGTATACTCTTGAAAGGATGTTTTGGAGAAAGGATATTGGAGGAATGTCAGGAAAGCTATTTGACGAAAATAGATTTGCAGCTGTGGCTAGACGCGCAGTTGCTGAAGGTGTGGTGCTTTTGAAGAATGATGGTAATGTTTTACCACTTCAGCAAGGTACCACTATTTCATTGTTTGGACGTAGTCAGTACAACTACTATAAAAGCGGTACCGGCTCAGGTGGTATGGTTAATACCAAGTATGTTATTGGTGTAAAAGAAGCACTTGAGGCTGATGATAGATATAATCTGAATCAGGATTTAAAAGCTATCTATGATGAGTGGATTAAGGATAATCCATTTGATGCAGGAATCGGTTGGGCTAGTGAACCATGGTTCCAAAAGGAAATGGTAATCACTCCAGAAATAGCAAAAGCGGCAGCAGCTAAGTCGGATGTTGCAATTGTGCTAATCGGTCGTACAGCAGGTGAGGACCAGGATAATAGTGCAACAGAAGGAAGCTATCTTCTAACAGAAGATGAGCATACAATGCTGAAAAATGTTACCGAGGCCTTTGAAAAGACAATCGTTCTTTTGAATGTTGGTAACATTATCGATATGAAGTGGGTTAAAAAGTACAACCCAACCGCTGTTGCATATATCTGGCAGGGTGGACAGGAAGGTGGAAATGGTGTCCTTGATGTTTTATCAGGGGATGTAAATCCAGCAGGTCGTCTGTCTGATACTATCGCTTATGATATTGAGGATTGTCCATCTACAGCAAACTTTGGCAAAAAGAAGAGAAACATCCAGCAGGAAGATATCTATGTTGGATACAGATATTTTGAAACATTTGCAAAGGATAAGGTTCTATATCCATTTGGATTTGGATTATCTTACACAAGCTTTGATATTAAGTGCAAGGACCTAAAGTTTGATGTTGCTAATGGCGCTACTGTGAAGGCAACAGTTACTAACACCGGTGCACGCAAAGGACAGCAGGTTGTCCAGCTTTATTTAGAAAAACCTCAGGGCAAGCTTGGAAATCCAGCTAGAGTGTTGGTAGGCTTTGAAAAGACAAAGAAAATTGAGCCTGGTGAAACAGTGGAATGTGAAATCCATGTACCAACATACTATATGTCTTGCTACGATGACTCTGGCGTTACAGGCCACAAAAGCGCCTATGTGCTAGAGCAGGGAACTTATACATTCTACGTAGGTGGCGATGTGCGAGCAGAGGAGTCAGCATCAGTAGATATTTCTGAAACTATTGTGGTGGATCAGAAGTCAGAGCTTATGGCACCTACCATTGACTTCACAAGATTTAAGCCTGAGGCAAATGCAGATGAAACATTCTCAGTTGTTTACGAAGCTGTTCCAACTGCAACTAAAACTACAATCGAGCATCGTCTGCAGGAGCTTCCAGCTGAAATCCCTCAGACAAAGGATATGGGCTACAAGCTTGTGGATGTTGCTAAAGGCAAGGTTTCTATGGATGACTTTATTGCTCAGCTTTCAGACGATGATTTGGTAGCAATAGTTAGAGGAGAGGGCATGAGCTCTCCAAAGGTTACACCAGGAACAGGTGGAGCATTTGGTGGTGTTACAGATTCGCTTTTAGGCTATGGTATTCCAGTTGCTTGCTGTACAGATGGCCCTTCTGGAATCAGAATGGATTCAGGAAAGAAAGCTTTTGCTATGCCAAATGGAACACTTCTTGCAAGCACTTGGAATCTTGAATTAATGGAAGAGCTTTACCAGTGGGAAGGTTTGGAGCTTCGTAAAAATAAAGTAGATGTATTGCTTGGACCAGGTATGAACCTTCACAGAAATCCTTTGAATGGTAGAAACTTTGAGTATTTTTCAGAGGATCCATTCCTTACAGGAAAATGTGCAGCATACCAGTTAAAGGGTATGCATAAATACGACATTACAGGAACAATAAAGCATTTTGCCTTGAATACACAGGAGACATCTCGTCACTATGCGGAGCATGTGGCATCAGAGCGAGCAATCAGAGAGCTTTATTTAAAGGGATATGAGATTGCTGTTAAGGAAGCAGGCGCTCATGCGGTAATGACCACTTACGGTCCAGTCAACGGAAGATACACATCTTCAAACTTCGATTTAGTTACAAAAATCCTTAGGGATGAATGGGGCTTTGAAGGTATTGTAATGACAGACTGGTGGGCAAAAGGTGGAAATACAGGAGCTGGAGATGGGGCAGATATGGCAGATATCGTAGCTGCTCAAAACGACCTTTACATGGTTACAACAAGTGCTGCAGACAACACCAACAATGACAATTCATTGGAAGGACTAGCAAATGGTACAGTAACCAGAGCTGACTACCAGCGCTGCGCTGCTAACATTTGTAGATTCATTATTTCAAAGCCAGTGTTCTTTAGACTTATAAATGAAAACAATGAGATAGATAATCAGCTTTTAGATGAGGCAGATGAGGAAGAGCTTTCATATGACAACATGATAGACTGTAATTTTAAGGAAAGTGATGTCTTTTTCGTTAATCCAGCTGAAATCAAAACAGGACGAGATAGTGCCAACATGCTTTCTGTTGCAATCAAGGAACGAGGGGATTACAGGCTTAACATGACTGTGCGTGCAAAGAACCTCAGTGCTCTTGCACAAATTCCTTTGACAGTTTTCAGAGATAGAGATATCGTAAAGACGATAACCCTCACAGGAGAGGACAGAGAGTGGCAGACAGTTTCTGTAGATTTCACAGACTGCTTTGCAAGCTTCTATATCAAGCTTTACTTTGCCCAGGATGGTATGGAGATAAAAGATATTAACGTAGAATTTGTATGCTCAAAGGAGCAGGAGATTCACGATATGCTTGCTCGACTTGGAGAGGATTAAAAAGTTAGGAGAATTGTTATATGCGAGATTTTTTGAAAAGAAAAAACATCGAGATTTCTGTTAAAAGATATCTTGTAGATGCTCTTGGGGCCATGGCCCAAGGATTGTTCTGTTCACTTCTTATTGGAACAATCATCAATACCATTGGAACTCAGTTTGGAATTGGATTTTTGACTGTGCCTGTAGCTACTGTTGCTGGTGTGGAGTACACCGTTGGTGGTCTTGCTACAGCCATGAGTGGTCCTGCTATGGCAGTTGCAATTGGATATGCTCTTCAGGCACCGCCTCTTGTACTGTTTTCACTTATCACAGTAGGATTTGCTTCAAATGCTCTTGGTGGGGCAGGTGGTCCACTTGCAGTTTTATTTGTAGCAATCATTTCAGCAGAAATTGGTAAAGCAGTTTCAAAGGAAACAAAAATCGATATTTTGGTTACACCTCTTGTAACAATAGGTGTTGGTATTGCTCTTTCAGCTTGGTGGGCTCCAGCACTTGGAAAGGCTGCCAGCTCAGTAGGAACACTTATTATGTGGGCAACAACAAAGCAGCCATTTGTTATGGGAATTCTTGTATCAGTAATCGTAGGTATTGCACTTACACTTCCTATTTCATCTGCAGCTATTTGCGCAGCACTATCACTTACAGGACTAGCAGGTGGTGCAGCAGTAGCAGGATGCTGTGCACAGATGGTAGGCTTTGCTTTCATGAGCTTTAAGGAAAACAAATGGGGTGGTCTTATTTCACAGGGCATTGGTACATCAATGCTCCAAATGGGAAATATTATCAAGAATCCTCGTATTTGGATAGCACCTATTTTGTGTTCAGCCATCACAGGTCCACTTGCAACATGCCTTTTCAAGCTTGAGATGAACGGACCAGCCGTTTCATCAGGTATGGGTACATGCGGTCTGGTAGGTCAGATTGGTGTGTATACAGGCTGGGTAAATGATGTGGCAGCCGGCTCAAAAGCTGCAATCACAGCATTTGACTGGATTGGTTTAATACTTATTTGCTTTATCCTTCCAGCAGTGCTTTGCCCAATCTTCAACAAGATTGCGATGAAGCTTGGATGGGTTAAAGACGGAGACATGAAACTTCAATAAAGAATTTGGCAGCAGTTTTCTGCTGCCTTTTTAATTGTCAAAAAATATTTGTTTATAACACCAATATGAAATAAAATAATAAGAAAAGTAAGGTTTTTAAATGAGAGGTTGAAATGCACGAACTAGCAGTGACACAATATGTTTTTGAATTAGTCAATAAACAGGCCGAAAAAAACAATCTTTCAAAAGTAAATAGTATTCATTTACTGATAGGAGATCAGTGTGATTATGTACCTGAGATTATCGAAGAATATCTGCAGGTCATGAGCGAGGGAACACCTCTTGATGGAGTAAAGGTGGATGCCAAAGTTAAGGAATCGAAGGTTGTATGTAAGGACTGTGGCGCAGAGTTTACCAGACATGAATTCAAGGATGTTTGCTTAAAATGTGGGAGTAATAATTTAAAACTTAATCGATGCACCGATTTCATTGTGGAAAGAATCGAAGCAGAGTAGGGTTTTAAGAAGGGGAGGTTATATGGACAAAATTTTCAATTCACCAGAAGAGGTGATAGAGGCAAATATTTGTGGAGGGGAGAAGAAGGTTAGCCTTCCACTTCTAAAGATGATATTGCTTGGAATTATGGCAGGAGCATTTATTGCTCTTGGTGCTGCCACCAGTTCAACAGCTGCTCATGCAGTAACAAATGTGGGGCTTTCTCGTTTTGTGGCGGGAGCTATTTTCCCAGTAGGACTTATGCTTATCACATTTATTGGTGGAGAGCTTTTCACAGGCAACTGTCTTACATCAATGGGGGCAATGGACCACAGATTTTCATGGGGAAAGGTGGTCAGAGATCTTTGTATCATTTGGTTATCTAATCTGGTTGGAGCCTTAATCATAGTGGCTCTCACTTATTTCTCAGGAAATCTTGACTATTCAGCAGGTTTGCTAGGTGCATACTCAATAAAGGTTGCTCTTGGGAAAGCTACAATCACTCCTATAAAAGGAATTGCATCGGGAATACTTTGTAATATTCTGGTTTGTGCCGCCATCTTAATGGGTGCAGCAGCAAAGGATATTTCTGGTAAGATTTGGGCTATTTTCTTTCCTATCATGGCATTTGTGGTAGGTGGATTTGAGCACTGCGTTGCAAACATGTTTTACATTCCAATGGGCATGCTTGCTGCTACCAATGATACATATGTTGCAAAGGCTGCAGAGGCATACGGTATCACCGCAGATCAGCTTGCTAATCTTTCTGTGGCTGGATTTTTTGCAAATCAAATTCCAGTCACAATCGGAAATATCTTAGGCGGAATGATTTTTGTTGGTTTGCCATGTTATTTGGCTCACTGCAAAAAGAATTAGCATAATACAGACTAAATAATTGAGGTGTTATATATGGTAAATACGATAATAGATTACTTGCAGGGCATGGATGATTTGGCAGTGGCGATTAGACTGGTGATAGCGACAGCCTGTGGCAGTCTTATTGGATGGGAGCGTGTAGTTAGAAGACACAGCGCAGGTATTCGTACCTTTGCACTTGTCAGCTTAGGTTCAGCAGTTGCCGCAGTATTAAATATCTATCTGGCCCTTATTCCTAACCTGAATGCTGATGTAAGCCGTATTCCAGCAGGCGTTGTCAGCGGTATTGGCTTCCTTGGTGCAGGTACTATTCTTGTTACAGGACGAAATCAAATAAAAGGTCTTACAACAGCCGCAACACTTTGGGTTGCTTCATGTATGGGTATGGCTTTTGGTGCAGGATATTTATCAGTGGGGTTTGTATGCTTTATCCTTGTACTTATTGCTAATCTTTTACTTATGCACTTAAGCACACGTGTTGAGGAAAATAGCCGATATGTGAGCCTTTACATCGAAGTAGAAGAGACAAACGGTATCAAGAAGCTTCGTAAAAGCTTCGTAGGAATGGGCTATCAAATCACTAGCATGAATAAGACAAAGGATAAGACCTTATCTGGTACAGATACGGCGCTTATGATTGATTTGGACTTCAAGAAGAGACATTCACACTTAAAGCTTATCGATGATCTTAACAATCTTGATTTTGTAAGTTATGTTGAAGAAGTTTAAATAAATATTGGGAGGGCGATTATGATTAGAGAAGGTAAGATTTGGGTTGCAAATACGGAAAAGTCAGAACCGGTATATTTACTACCACAGATGTCAAATAGACATGGACTTATCGCTGGTGCCACAGGTACAGGAAAGACAATAACACTTAAGGTTTTGGCGGAAGCATTTTCTGATTTGGGTGTACCTGTTTTCCTTGCAGATGTAAAAGGGGATATTGCAGGAATGATTAATCCAGGCCAGGATAGTGCCGATATGCAGGAGCGCATTAAAAGGTTTGGACTTGATAAGGCTGGCTTTGAGTACCATGGATATCCTGTTACTCTTTGGGATATCTACGGCAAAAATGGTATTCAGGCACGTACCACAATTACGGAAATGGGCCCACTTTTACTTTCTAGAATTCTTGGCTTAAACGATAATCAAAGTAGCATACTTTCCATTGTGTTTAAAATCGCAGATGAAAGCAATCTTGCCTTAATAGATACAAAAGATTTAAAGTCCATGCTTAACTATGTGTCTGATAATAATAAGGAGTTTGAAGCTGACTATGGAACTCTCAATAAGCAAAGCATAGGTGCTATCCAGAGAGCTGTAGTTGCTCTTGAAATAGCAGGGGGAGATAAGTTCTTTGGCGAGCCTGCTATGGATATCAGAGACTTTCTTACATTAGGTGAGCAGGGCAGAGGTATGATTCATATTTTGGATAGCCAAAGCCTTGTAAACGACGGCAGATTATATTCCACATTCCTTCTTTGGTTGCTTTCTGAACTCTTTGAAACAATGCCAGAGGTGGGCGATTTGGACAAGCCAAAGATGGTATTCTTCTTTGATGAAGCTCATCTTTTATTCAATGATACACCAAAGCCTTTGCTTGATAAGATTGAGCAGGTGGTAAAGCTTATCCGTTCAAAGGGAGTCGGCGTATTCTTCGTTACACAGAATCCTCGTGATATTCCAGATGGAGTATTGGCACAGCTTGGCAACAAGGTACAGCATGCACTTCATGCGTACACTCCAGCAGAGCAAAAGGCTGTGAAGGCAGCGGCAGATTCCTTCAGAGAGAATCCTGCATTCAAGACAGCAGATATAATCGAAGCCCTTGGAACAGGAGAGGCAGTTGTTTCATTCTTGCAGGAGGATGGCACTCCATCAATCGTAGAAAAGGTTGCTGTTCTACCACCTCAGTCCCAAATGGGTGGAATTGATGATGCTTCTAGAGATAAGGCTATAAAGTCTAGTATGCTCTATTCTAAATATGCAAATGGGGTAGATGCTGAGTCAGCCTACGAACTACTTCTTCGTATGGGTGTAGAAAAGGAACAGGCAGAAGCTCTCGCAAAGGAAGAGGAAGAAGCTGCAAAAGCCAAGGCAAAAGAGGAGGCTGCAGCAGCAAAAGCAGCAGAGCGTGAAAAGGAAAAGGAAGCCAATCGCAAGAAGCGCGCAGCAAAATCAGTAGGTACAACTGTGGCAGGCACTGTAGGACGTGAGCTTGGCAAAAAGGTTGGCAAGCAAATCGGAGGAAAGTTTGGTCAGACACTTGGTGGCAACACTGGCGCTCAGTTGTTTAGAGGTATCCTTAATACGTTGATTAAGTAAAAATCTAGCTAAATTTGACTATAATAACCATGATTGCTAAAATTATCATTGAGTGTAATCGCTCGGGAGAATATGTATCATGGGAATGACAAAATCGCCAAAAAAGAAAAAGAAAAAAACTAGAATGATATATAGGCTTTTCATACCATTAGCAGCTGTTATTGCAGTCTGCTTAGGTGTGGGAGCCTATTTTTATTATGACTATTCAAGCAGGGTGTATTCTAGCTGTGTTGTAGAACTTGGTGGGGAAGTTTCTGCAGCAGATTTTCTGAAGAATCCAGATCAGACAGCGGAGTTCACAGGTGACACAGTTATTACTACCGATTTTCCTGGCACCTATGATGTAGGGATTATCTCCGGTAAGTACACCTACCAATGCACTTTGGAGGTACAGGATACAGTTGCTCCAGAGCTTACTGTAAAGGAATTGACTCGCACAAAGGAAGAAATTCCAGCAGCCCAAGATTTTGTTGAATCTGTAAGTGATTTATCTGGGGATGTTTCAGTATATTTTGGTGAGGCCATAAGCTTTGATAATTATGGTCAGATTCCTATCACTATTGTTGCTGAGGATGGCTCAGGCAACAAGACAGAAGCAGATACAGTTCTAAATCTCGTTCAGGAATACGATATAGAGCCTCCAATTATTGAAGGCCAGCTTGATAAAACCGTATATGCAGGTACTTCTGTCAGCTTCAAAACTGATGTGATTGTTACCGACAATGTGGATACTGATATTGAGGTTCAGGTGGATAGTAGCAAGGTTGATTTGGATACACCTGGTGAGTACACTGTGGTCTATACAGCTACAGATTCCATGGGCAACATGGATTTAAAAGAAGGCACAATCACAGTGATTCAGCAGGAATACACTGAGGAAGATGTATTCGCTTTAGCTGATGAGGTACTGGAAGAAATAATCACAGATGATATGTCAGCCTATGATAAGGCTCATGCTATTTATGTGTGGGTGCAGGGTAATATCGGTTACAGCGAAAGTGAAGATAGTGGAGATTGGCTGAAGGGTGCCTACGATGGTCTTAAAAACAGACATGGTGACTGCTACAACTATTTTGCAGTAAGCAAGGCTTTGCTCACAAGGGCAGGCATTCCAAATGAGGATATCGAAATCATTCCAACAGCCACAAGACATCATTATTGGAATGTAATAGATTGTGGTGAGGGCTGGCGTCATTTTGACACCACACCACGACTGGACAAAAGTTTCAAAGGCTTCTATCTGACAGACGAGGAATTAATGACATACTCAGATGCTCATTATCATTCTCACAACTATGATAGAGAAATTTACACATATTTTAACGACAATCAGGAGCAATAAGGGAGAATGAAAAAGTTAGGTATAATAGGTGGCCTGGGACCTATGGCTACAGCATATTTTATGCGCCGCATTATAGAGATGACAGATGCAGCCACCGACCAGGATAATATTGAAATGGTGATTTATAATTCCCCATCTATTCCAGACCGCACAGGCTATATCTTGGACAATACAAAGGAAAGTCCACTGCCAAAGATTATTGATTTGGCAAGTCGATTGGAATTACAGGATGTGGATTATATAGCAATTCCATGTATCACTGCACACTATTTCCATCAGCAGATAGCAAAGAGTGTGGATGTGCCAGTTTCCAATGGAATTAGAGAAGCAGCAGATTATTTATCAGAGCATGGTATAAAAAAGGTTGGCATCATGGCCACTGATGGAACAGTTTCAACCAAGCTTTTTGACTCCGTGTTTATGGATTATGGCATTCAGTGCGTTTACCCGGACGGGGAATATCAAAAGCTTGTAATGAGCATCATTTATGATGAGGTAAAGGCAGGCAAGCCTGTTTCCATGAAGGAATTTGAGTTGGTTAAAAATCAGCTTTTAGATTCCGGAGCGGAAGTAGTTATTTTAGGATGTACAGAGCTTTCTATAGCAAAAAGAGATAATCATATAGAAGGTGTTCTTGACATAATAGATGTTTTGGCAAGGGATTGTGTAATGAAATGCGCAAGGCTCAGGCCAGAATACAAAGAATTAATATATAAAGAAGGATAATGAAATGCAAAACAATGTTTTAGACTATATTAACGATAGTCTTGTAAGAGTACCAGACAAGATTGCATATGCTGACGACGAGGTACAGCTTACATTTTCTGATGTTAAAAGCATCATGGATTCTGTAGGAACAAACCTCCTTGAACTGGGATGCAGCAGAGAGCCGGTTATTGTATTTATGAAGAAGAGCCCAAATACAATTGCTACTTTCTTCGGAGTAATCAATGCAGGATGCTACTACGTACCAA
It contains:
- a CDS encoding MgtC/SapB family protein, with protein sequence MVNTIIDYLQGMDDLAVAIRLVIATACGSLIGWERVVRRHSAGIRTFALVSLGSAVAAVLNIYLALIPNLNADVSRIPAGVVSGIGFLGAGTILVTGRNQIKGLTTAATLWVASCMGMAFGAGYLSVGFVCFILVLIANLLLMHLSTRVEENSRYVSLYIEVEETNGIKKLRKSFVGMGYQITSMNKTKDKTLSGTDTALMIDLDFKKRHSHLKLIDDLNNLDFVSYVEEV
- a CDS encoding aspartate/glutamate racemase family protein — translated: MKKLGIIGGLGPMATAYFMRRIIEMTDAATDQDNIEMVIYNSPSIPDRTGYILDNTKESPLPKIIDLASRLELQDVDYIAIPCITAHYFHQQIAKSVDVPVSNGIREAADYLSEHGIKKVGIMATDGTVSTKLFDSVFMDYGIQCVYPDGEYQKLVMSIIYDEVKAGKPVSMKEFELVKNQLLDSGAEVVILGCTELSIAKRDNHIEGVLDIIDVLARDCVMKCARLRPEYKELIYKEG
- a CDS encoding PTS transporter subunit IIC is translated as MRDFLKRKNIEISVKRYLVDALGAMAQGLFCSLLIGTIINTIGTQFGIGFLTVPVATVAGVEYTVGGLATAMSGPAMAVAIGYALQAPPLVLFSLITVGFASNALGGAGGPLAVLFVAIISAEIGKAVSKETKIDILVTPLVTIGVGIALSAWWAPALGKAASSVGTLIMWATTKQPFVMGILVSVIVGIALTLPISSAAICAALSLTGLAGGAAVAGCCAQMVGFAFMSFKENKWGGLISQGIGTSMLQMGNIIKNPRIWIAPILCSAITGPLATCLFKLEMNGPAVSSGMGTCGLVGQIGVYTGWVNDVAAGSKAAITAFDWIGLILICFILPAVLCPIFNKIAMKLGWVKDGDMKLQ
- a CDS encoding helicase HerA-like domain-containing protein, with the protein product MIREGKIWVANTEKSEPVYLLPQMSNRHGLIAGATGTGKTITLKVLAEAFSDLGVPVFLADVKGDIAGMINPGQDSADMQERIKRFGLDKAGFEYHGYPVTLWDIYGKNGIQARTTITEMGPLLLSRILGLNDNQSSILSIVFKIADESNLALIDTKDLKSMLNYVSDNNKEFEADYGTLNKQSIGAIQRAVVALEIAGGDKFFGEPAMDIRDFLTLGEQGRGMIHILDSQSLVNDGRLYSTFLLWLLSELFETMPEVGDLDKPKMVFFFDEAHLLFNDTPKPLLDKIEQVVKLIRSKGVGVFFVTQNPRDIPDGVLAQLGNKVQHALHAYTPAEQKAVKAAADSFRENPAFKTADIIEALGTGEAVVSFLQEDGTPSIVEKVAVLPPQSQMGGIDDASRDKAIKSSMLYSKYANGVDAESAYELLLRMGVEKEQAEALAKEEEEAAKAKAKEEAAAAKAAEREKEKEANRKKRAAKSVGTTVAGTVGRELGKKVGKQIGGKFGQTLGGNTGAQLFRGILNTLIK
- a CDS encoding transglutaminase domain-containing protein, with amino-acid sequence MGMTKSPKKKKKKTRMIYRLFIPLAAVIAVCLGVGAYFYYDYSSRVYSSCVVELGGEVSAADFLKNPDQTAEFTGDTVITTDFPGTYDVGIISGKYTYQCTLEVQDTVAPELTVKELTRTKEEIPAAQDFVESVSDLSGDVSVYFGEAISFDNYGQIPITIVAEDGSGNKTEADTVLNLVQEYDIEPPIIEGQLDKTVYAGTSVSFKTDVIVTDNVDTDIEVQVDSSKVDLDTPGEYTVVYTATDSMGNMDLKEGTITVIQQEYTEEDVFALADEVLEEIITDDMSAYDKAHAIYVWVQGNIGYSESEDSGDWLKGAYDGLKNRHGDCYNYFAVSKALLTRAGIPNEDIEIIPTATRHHYWNVIDCGEGWRHFDTTPRLDKSFKGFYLTDEELMTYSDAHYHSHNYDREIYTYFNDNQEQ
- a CDS encoding glycoside hydrolase family 3 protein — translated: MFWRKDIGGMSGKLFDENRFAAVARRAVAEGVVLLKNDGNVLPLQQGTTISLFGRSQYNYYKSGTGSGGMVNTKYVIGVKEALEADDRYNLNQDLKAIYDEWIKDNPFDAGIGWASEPWFQKEMVITPEIAKAAAAKSDVAIVLIGRTAGEDQDNSATEGSYLLTEDEHTMLKNVTEAFEKTIVLLNVGNIIDMKWVKKYNPTAVAYIWQGGQEGGNGVLDVLSGDVNPAGRLSDTIAYDIEDCPSTANFGKKKRNIQQEDIYVGYRYFETFAKDKVLYPFGFGLSYTSFDIKCKDLKFDVANGATVKATVTNTGARKGQQVVQLYLEKPQGKLGNPARVLVGFEKTKKIEPGETVECEIHVPTYYMSCYDDSGVTGHKSAYVLEQGTYTFYVGGDVRAEESASVDISETIVVDQKSELMAPTIDFTRFKPEANADETFSVVYEAVPTATKTTIEHRLQELPAEIPQTKDMGYKLVDVAKGKVSMDDFIAQLSDDDLVAIVRGEGMSSPKVTPGTGGAFGGVTDSLLGYGIPVACCTDGPSGIRMDSGKKAFAMPNGTLLASTWNLELMEELYQWEGLELRKNKVDVLLGPGMNLHRNPLNGRNFEYFSEDPFLTGKCAAYQLKGMHKYDITGTIKHFALNTQETSRHYAEHVASERAIRELYLKGYEIAVKEAGAHAVMTTYGPVNGRYTSSNFDLVTKILRDEWGFEGIVMTDWWAKGGNTGAGDGADMADIVAAQNDLYMVTTSAADNTNNDNSLEGLANGTVTRADYQRCAANICRFIISKPVFFRLINENNEIDNQLLDEADEEELSYDNMIDCNFKESDVFFVNPAEIKTGRDSANMLSVAIKERGDYRLNMTVRAKNLSALAQIPLTVFRDRDIVKTITLTGEDREWQTVSVDFTDCFASFYIKLYFAQDGMEIKDINVEFVCSKEQEIHDMLARLGED
- a CDS encoding hydrogenase maturation nickel metallochaperone HypA; the encoded protein is MHELAVTQYVFELVNKQAEKNNLSKVNSIHLLIGDQCDYVPEIIEEYLQVMSEGTPLDGVKVDAKVKESKVVCKDCGAEFTRHEFKDVCLKCGSNNLKLNRCTDFIVERIEAE
- a CDS encoding formate/nitrite transporter family protein; translation: MDKIFNSPEEVIEANICGGEKKVSLPLLKMILLGIMAGAFIALGAATSSTAAHAVTNVGLSRFVAGAIFPVGLMLITFIGGELFTGNCLTSMGAMDHRFSWGKVVRDLCIIWLSNLVGALIIVALTYFSGNLDYSAGLLGAYSIKVALGKATITPIKGIASGILCNILVCAAILMGAAAKDISGKIWAIFFPIMAFVVGGFEHCVANMFYIPMGMLAATNDTYVAKAAEAYGITADQLANLSVAGFFANQIPVTIGNILGGMIFVGLPCYLAHCKKN